In the Roseovarius sp. W115 genome, one interval contains:
- a CDS encoding AAA family ATPase: MHIKKIYIKNFKKIRDDYFEFNDDINILVGDNESGKSTILEAIELCLNLRHRGKPLSTSLSADLFSVDAVADFLAGPKDQGSFPELLIEAYLEGDSDLKGNNNTLGSNCPGIFVRVFFDPDLASAYLEYSKKPEDILSLPIEFYRFEWYAFSWDKLSPYNKRISCLFVDPTALHPTMGARRYISDILETALEREDKTLLNTNYRQLKKKFDAEPDVVKVNSELDKQDDITGKNLEFSIESSPQTSWENNLQLTLDSIPFSQIGQGEQHQVQMKLALWKKSTAANVVMIEEPEIHLSHMNLVKLVKFIEDRHQGQQIFLTTHSSYVLNKLSFEKICLLADGYKRLHEIDPKTVKTLRRLPGYDTLRVVLSKSVILVEGPSDELVLKKIYLKKFGKLPEEDGIDIIVVRGIGFKNFLNIAQHLGNAVHVVKDNDGDWQKNIVDWKAPYDEYGFIKVFSPKPAHENSLEPAFIYANSGSQTKLDVYAKVVLSTQTYNEYATGDLAARQAFLTNWFSGEGTGGRKVDSAMRIFESDDELTVPNYLIEALHFD; the protein is encoded by the coding sequence ATGCACATTAAAAAGATCTACATAAAGAATTTCAAAAAGATACGGGACGACTATTTCGAATTTAACGACGACATCAACATTCTCGTTGGCGATAACGAAAGCGGCAAAAGCACGATCTTGGAGGCGATTGAGCTTTGCCTAAACTTGCGACATCGCGGTAAACCGCTTTCAACCAGTCTGTCCGCTGATCTATTCAGTGTAGACGCTGTCGCCGACTTTCTTGCCGGGCCGAAAGACCAAGGCTCCTTCCCGGAGTTACTGATTGAAGCCTACCTTGAGGGCGACAGCGACCTCAAGGGGAACAACAACACCCTAGGATCAAACTGCCCAGGTATCTTTGTCCGTGTTTTTTTTGATCCTGATCTGGCCTCTGCTTACCTCGAATACTCCAAGAAGCCCGAAGACATCCTTTCGCTTCCAATCGAATTCTATCGTTTTGAATGGTATGCTTTTTCTTGGGATAAATTATCGCCTTACAACAAGAGAATTTCCTGCCTGTTCGTTGATCCAACAGCGCTGCACCCAACAATGGGCGCACGGCGATACATTTCTGATATCCTCGAAACCGCTCTTGAGAGGGAAGACAAGACGCTCCTGAACACAAACTACCGACAATTAAAAAAGAAGTTTGACGCAGAGCCTGATGTCGTAAAGGTCAATAGCGAACTCGATAAGCAAGATGACATAACGGGTAAGAATCTCGAATTCTCAATCGAGAGTTCCCCTCAGACCAGTTGGGAAAACAATCTTCAGCTTACTCTAGATAGCATCCCTTTTTCGCAGATTGGACAGGGCGAACAACACCAAGTTCAGATGAAGTTGGCGCTGTGGAAGAAGTCAACAGCCGCCAATGTGGTAATGATAGAAGAGCCAGAAATTCACCTATCACATATGAATTTGGTAAAGTTGGTGAAGTTCATAGAAGACAGGCACCAGGGTCAGCAGATCTTTCTAACGACCCACAGTTCTTATGTTCTAAACAAGCTCAGCTTTGAGAAAATTTGCCTTTTGGCAGATGGCTACAAACGTTTGCATGAGATTGACCCCAAGACCGTGAAAACACTTAGGCGGCTACCAGGATACGATACATTGCGGGTCGTGCTCAGTAAAAGTGTGATCTTGGTTGAGGGCCCCTCGGATGAACTCGTCCTCAAGAAAATTTACCTCAAAAAATTCGGCAAGCTTCCCGAAGAAGACGGCATCGATATCATTGTCGTTCGTGGGATCGGCTTCAAAAACTTCTTGAACATTGCGCAGCATCTCGGAAATGCAGTGCATGTAGTCAAGGACAACGATGGAGATTGGCAAAAGAACATCGTGGATTGGAAGGCTCCATACGACGAGTATGGATTTATCAAGGTGTTCTCGCCCAAGCCTGCTCATGAAAACTCCCTGGAACCAGCATTCATTTACGCAAACTCAGGTTCACAGACTAAGTTGGATGTCTATGCCAAGGTGGTTTTGTCAACGCAAACATACAATGAATACGCCACTGGTGATTTGGCGGCGAGACAGGCTTTCCTAACCAATTGGTTCTCGGGCGAGGGAACAGGTGGCAGGAAGGTCGACTCCGCGATGCGAATCTTTGAATCGGACGATGAATTAACGGTACCGAACTACCTCATTGAGGCTTTGCATTTTGACTAA
- a CDS encoding UvrD-helicase domain-containing protein — MTKELIIACAGAGKSAKIINDAIARYRDRKRSLILTYTDCNQRQIIQRLSSKLGAVPPEIKVKGWFTFLLEDMVRPYQSCVLEDRVSGLNFNETDPHKRNGYTIRGRAERASGGSINQQHFVTKETQKAHSAYLSKFACRIAEETKIIRKVGRKSYKVGCATERLEEIYDVIFIDEVQDLVGWDFELLRLFSACSELDVICVGDFRQTIYQTANAQKKPKSNAEKVSYFQDIGFSQSSLNKSRRSVASICTFSDRIHHGLGFRSTISGVDERNLPAAIAEHLGVFAVKRADFEAYYERYRPTILRQSHSTEQQICSGREAFNFGKSKGMTFCRTLIIPTGPQKAFLQGNSNAIAAGSTDKAVNAFYVASTRARYSTGFLLDEDVSIDGVTAWRP, encoded by the coding sequence TTGACTAAGGAGTTGATCATTGCGTGTGCTGGCGCGGGTAAGTCTGCCAAGATCATTAATGATGCCATTGCTCGGTATCGAGATCGGAAACGTTCTTTGATCTTGACGTATACCGATTGCAACCAACGCCAGATCATCCAGCGTCTTTCTTCCAAGTTGGGGGCCGTCCCTCCCGAAATCAAAGTCAAAGGGTGGTTTACCTTTTTGTTGGAGGACATGGTACGACCATATCAATCGTGCGTTCTAGAAGACAGAGTGAGCGGCCTAAATTTCAATGAAACTGATCCACACAAGCGAAATGGATACACTATTAGAGGCCGCGCTGAGCGCGCATCAGGCGGCAGCATCAACCAACAGCATTTCGTCACAAAAGAGACCCAAAAAGCCCACTCAGCATATCTGTCGAAGTTTGCTTGTAGAATTGCAGAAGAGACTAAAATCATAAGAAAGGTTGGGCGCAAATCCTACAAAGTTGGATGCGCAACCGAGCGCCTTGAAGAGATTTATGACGTCATCTTCATTGATGAGGTTCAGGATCTCGTCGGCTGGGACTTCGAACTGCTGCGGTTGTTCTCTGCATGCTCCGAACTAGACGTCATTTGTGTCGGAGATTTCAGGCAGACCATCTACCAAACCGCCAATGCTCAGAAGAAACCCAAGAGCAACGCTGAAAAAGTATCATATTTTCAGGACATCGGGTTTTCGCAATCCAGCCTGAATAAGAGTCGTCGTTCTGTCGCCTCCATCTGTACGTTTTCCGACAGAATACACCATGGCCTTGGATTTCGTTCCACAATCTCAGGCGTCGATGAGCGAAACCTACCAGCCGCGATTGCTGAGCATCTTGGCGTGTTCGCTGTGAAGAGAGCCGACTTCGAGGCTTACTACGAGCGCTATCGTCCTACTATTCTGCGGCAGAGCCATTCCACTGAGCAGCAGATTTGCTCAGGGCGCGAAGCGTTCAACTTTGGCAAGTCCAAAGGTATGACGTTTTGCCGAACACTTATTATTCCCACAGGACCGCAGAAAGCATTCTTGCAAGGCAACTCGAATGCAATTGCGGCTGGCTCTACTGACAAGGCAGTAAACGCATTCTACGTAGCCTCTACCAGAGCTCGATACAGCACCGGTTTCTTGTTAGATGAAGACGTTAGCATCGACGGCGTTACTGCATGGCGCCCGTAG
- a CDS encoding tyrosine-type recombinase/integrase codes for MSHLDHTAFVNSRRDERGVGHHTLRAYAQDLRTFARFTQIHRLSDPLSKDDILAYHRHLRDELKAKPATIERRLVTLKSYFAWRADRNSALPSPFTGVRASARIPRRLPRPIERETLKAVLESEAEPTSARPAHSAIATDQEATILIIKLLIVTGLRISELTNLKIRDVSTDAAQMIVRGKGNKERIVFVPNAELQEVFRQYCTFRATHSSRKSPLFLNAVGRRLRSQTFRKRLRVLSDRLGIAPHLTPHRFRHSAATLLIEEGTDIRMVQALLGHANLRTTEIYVRVSNTALRSALERADILNVQRN; via the coding sequence ATGTCCCATCTCGATCACACCGCTTTCGTCAACTCACGCCGCGATGAACGCGGCGTCGGCCATCACACATTGCGTGCCTACGCCCAGGATCTGCGCACCTTTGCGCGCTTCACTCAGATCCACAGGCTCTCGGATCCGCTATCGAAAGACGACATCCTCGCCTACCATCGTCATCTGCGCGATGAACTGAAAGCCAAGCCCGCAACCATCGAGCGGCGGCTCGTCACCCTCAAGTCGTACTTCGCCTGGCGCGCAGATCGGAACAGCGCCCTGCCCTCCCCATTTACCGGCGTCCGCGCTTCGGCCCGCATTCCACGGCGCCTGCCTCGACCGATAGAACGGGAAACCTTGAAAGCCGTCTTGGAGTCAGAAGCCGAGCCGACCAGTGCACGGCCAGCTCACTCAGCCATCGCCACTGATCAGGAGGCCACGATCTTGATCATCAAACTGCTGATTGTGACCGGTCTTCGGATCAGTGAACTCACCAACCTGAAGATCCGCGATGTCTCCACCGACGCCGCCCAAATGATCGTGCGCGGCAAAGGCAACAAGGAGCGGATTGTGTTTGTGCCGAATGCGGAGTTGCAGGAGGTCTTTCGGCAATACTGCACATTTCGGGCCACGCACAGTTCGCGGAAGTCGCCGCTCTTTCTGAACGCTGTTGGTCGTCGGCTTCGGTCGCAAACTTTTCGGAAACGGCTTCGGGTGCTGTCAGATCGCTTAGGGATCGCACCCCATCTGACGCCGCACCGGTTCAGACATTCTGCCGCGACCCTCTTGATCGAGGAAGGCACCGACATCCGCATGGTTCAGGCGCTGCTCGGACATGCCAACCTAAGGACAACGGAGATCTATGTGCGGGTTTCGAACACTGCCTTGCGATCAGCACTAGAGCGAGCAGATATACTCAACGTTCAGCGCAACTGA